The window AGGCAAGAAATGGGTGAGGGGAAATGCATACCTGCAAGTTCTTTTGTGCAGAAACATCTCCTTCTGCTGGTATACTATCTAGCTTGATTGCTTGTCTCATCAGCATCTCTATCAATGTTGTTATTTGAACTTCTGGCACCTTATTCCCATTTGCTATAGACTTCTCAATTGCAGAAACCTTCTCAAACAGAACAAATTTAACCCCAAAAGAATCGGTGATTTGTAATTtcggaaggaaaaaaaaaaagacattgaaACTTCCAGAATCAATCAAACGGAAGCACATGCGAGAGGTGCCTAACGTCAGTATTGAAAACTGAACCGATCTTAATCCCTATGTAAATCCTTGTAACCCCAATGGTTTTAATATGATCCACGAGGACCACTGTACTGGTCACCTTTCCCGGAACCCCCACAGCTTCGAAAAGCCCAACCATCACACCGGCCACCCCACCGACACAACAGTAGCCATAAATTCCCAAAACCCAAAGAAAAAGGCCATTACTGTCCAAAATTAGCATCaccggagagagagagagagagagagagagagagagattcacctGATCATCCAACTTGTCAACTTCCAGGGCAACGTCGGAGATGGCACAACGAGCGCTCTGGATCTTCGCATTCCGACGCATCTCGAGGAATCTCTTCTCTGTACTGGCCGGATCTTCCACCAACACCAATTTCGATCGGTCCTTCACACCAGACATGTCCAAGTACTCTccgttctctctctccttccctctgTACAACAGCCTCTGCTCCGCCGGTTGCAAACCCGTCTCCGCCGCTAGAAGCTTCTTCAGCTCCCCTACTCAACACAACACACGGAAAATTACCAAAAATGCCCCCAACAATCACAAAATGCCAGATCTGTATCGAATATCAGATCGATCGGTAAAACTAATAACAAACTTACCAAAAGTGGATTGGGAATTAATGGATATCTCATAACGGAGAGCACCGTAGGAGATTCGTAACCTTAGGATCGGTGCTGAAGAAGACTTGGATTTCTCATTCTCGCATCGTTTCTGGACGAGCATTCCACCTGGTCGCATCTCCcactctacttcttcttctttgtatgTTGATGACGATGTTGTTGGCGTTGTTGACGTTTTTGAGCTCTCGCTGCTTAATCCGCCATTAaagctcatcttcttcttcttcctcatcatcatcatcttcttcttccttctaacTGAAATTTCGAAATTCGACTGGAGTAAGATTTTCTCAGCTTCTATGTGGGCGGGAGTGTCTATATTTATAGTCCTGGAACTCCACAGTCCACACTGTCTTAGTTATCCATAGCATACAGGATTTAAATAATTTAGGAATTATTTACACCAATGGGGGGTTGCCAAGTGGATTTAAAGGTCTATTCGGGGACAGCTAAGCATTGGCTGCCGACAGGTTACGGTACGCATTAGAGAAGATCCACTTCCAACACTAGCCACGTGGACAGAAATGAATGGTGGGTTGGAAGTCGTTATTAGGGTTTTGTAATTTTGATCCTTTTGGAGTTGGATATTTTCTGTGGTTGGttcattattttgtttgaaTTTACCATGATACCCTTATTTCCTTCGTATATTTTCTGTTTGCCAATTAGGTAATCAGGTctcataaatcaaaatatatatagacAAGTTTCTATTTGATCAATTACTTATCTATCCATAATTGTGCTCAAGTAACTAGGTTAATCGAGTTTTAAACAATCAATTATATTATTCAACTAATACCAATTGGATGATCACCATTGGGCCACACCTTAAATCAAAAACACCAACTTATTAATTAATTTGTACTCAATCTtgacacatttaataattgGCCGAACCAATGTTGAGCCTCAACCAATTGATTCATGTCAGATCTATCAATGTGGGCCAACTTTTGAGATTTTGTTCCTCTCTAGTCATGCTAGGTGTCCAGCTACATTCGATGGCTTGGAACATTCCAAATATACACCCCACACATGTGAGTGCATCCCAAGAGATTTCTAGCCGTCGAATGCATGTTTAGCGATTAACCACATCGGACGACTAGGAATATCTCAAACACGCATCTTAATATATAAGAGTGCATCCATAAAGGACTTTTAGTCATCCGATGCACGGTAGACGCTGATGGAGAGAACCTGAATTCCAACGGTTGACATCCCTTAATTAATACACACccttagatgatgatgatgatgatgatgatgatgatggggtTGGTAAGCTAGCAACTCAACCACAGGTGATCCAATCAgtgtcaaaaatcaaaatcatcacAGCTATGAATTTATTGGATCAATCAAAGAACGACAGAGAAGTAAGGATTGTCATGCATCACTCATCCAAGAATGGtattataaaaaattcaagACGTTCCATGTGAGTTATGTACGTGTTCGCTCATATGCAGCCATAGGTAACAAGTCACACCCCATTGGATAATCACTTTCATGTGAATGATAGAatacttttttgaaaaaatggagTAGTTAAAGAAGAGCATTGGTTggtctctttttttgttttttttttttttttttttttttttttttttttttttttttttttttttttttttttttttgtttttgtggccGATCGTGGCCTTGTACACAAACTCATGAGGGGGGAAATGACCTTCCAACCCCTATAATGCAAAAATGACATCCCTATCGATGCTTTTTCGTGCTCTCCACTTGCACAGGGTAACATTCTAGACATGAAACATCAATAGGGATGAAATTTCCACCTTTTCATAAAAGGGTGAGATAGTAATTTTATCCATTGTGTTTAGGTGCAATTTGCTTGGGCCACGTTGCCTTCGACTAGGGTCTTGTAAAATGACCCTTATCGTAATGGATATCAATGTCTATTCTCTCCGTTGGTTCTCACCTTTTTATGATTGTGTTATACAAAAATGACCACTCTACCTTTATGAAATGTAAAATTGACAtccctattgatgctttcatGTGTCTCCACTTGCACAGGGCAATATGTATTCTcgataagaaacaaaataaggacgaaatttttatcttttcataAAGGGTGAGATAGTCATTTTATTCCATTGTATCTAAGTGCAA is drawn from Macadamia integrifolia cultivar HAES 741 chromosome 7, SCU_Mint_v3, whole genome shotgun sequence and contains these coding sequences:
- the LOC122083641 gene encoding BAG family molecular chaperone regulator 2-like, whose protein sequence is MMMMRKKKKMSFNGGLSSESSKTSTTPTTSSSTYKEEEVEWEMRPGGMLVQKRCENEKSKSSSAPILRLRISYGALRYEISINSQSTFGELKKLLAAETGLQPAEQRLLYRGKERENGEYLDMSGVKDRSKLVLVEDPASTEKRFLEMRRNAKIQSARCAISDVALEVDKLDDQVSAIEKSIANGNKVPEVQITTLIEMLMRQAIKLDSIPAEGDVSAQKNLQGKRVQKCVESLDVLKVSNARIKPVVVTTNWETFESPITPRWEFFN